One window of Bacteroidales bacterium genomic DNA carries:
- a CDS encoding T9SS type A sorting domain-containing protein has protein sequence MMRENTTPGAKTILFKTRLYNPNVIIGYRTTTNKSMRNLSQVAQLIRWMKIQRNGSNFKVFTSYNGTTWQQRYSGTIYMGDCILAGIFTESVLASRTSVAWFDDVEVASGLKTGEVFTLTESDPLNVEIYPNPAGDLVTILIPGNEGKVNFTITEIDGRLIEQSSFTGDETTLDVRHFKPGLYVIRLEIGGAMVTKRIVVM, from the coding sequence ATGATGCGCGAAAATACTACCCCCGGAGCAAAAACCATTTTGTTCAAAACAAGGCTTTACAACCCCAATGTGATTATTGGTTATCGGACAACCACCAATAAATCCATGCGTAATTTAAGCCAGGTGGCACAGTTGATCCGGTGGATGAAGATCCAGCGCAACGGTAGCAATTTCAAGGTGTTTACCTCATACAACGGAACCACCTGGCAGCAACGCTATTCCGGCACAATTTACATGGGCGATTGCATCCTGGCCGGTATATTTACCGAAAGTGTGCTGGCCAGCCGTACATCAGTGGCCTGGTTTGACGATGTGGAGGTTGCCTCCGGACTCAAGACGGGTGAAGTTTTCACCCTAACAGAAAGCGATCCGTTGAATGTTGAGATCTATCCCAACCCGGCCGGTGACCTGGTGACTATCCTGATCCCCGGCAACGAAGGCAAAGTCAATTTCACGATTACAGAAATTGACGGAAGACTGATCGAACAATCAAGTTTCACGGGTGACGAAACTACGCTCGATGTCCGCCACTTCAAACCGGGATTGTATGTGATCAGGCTGGAGATTGGAGGAGCGATGGTGACGAAGAGGATTGTGGTAATGTAA